A single region of the Equus przewalskii isolate Varuska chromosome 26, EquPr2, whole genome shotgun sequence genome encodes:
- the SLC2A6 gene encoding solute carrier family 2, facilitated glucose transporter member 6, with protein sequence MQEPLLGAEAPDYDTFPEKPPPSPGERTRVGATQNKRVFLATFAAVLGNFSFGYGLVYTSPVIPALEHSLDPDLSLTKTQASWFGSVFTLGAAAGGLSAMVLNDLLGRKLSIMFSAVPSAAGYALMAGARGLWMLLLGRTLTGFAGGLTAACIPVYVSEIATPGVRGALGATPQLMAVFGSLSLYALGLLLPWRWLAVAGEGPVLVMILLLSFMPNSPRFLLSRGRDSEAMRALAWLRGADTDIRWEFEQIQDNVRRQSSRMSWAEARDPHMYRPILIALLMRFLQQLTGITPILVYLQSIFDSTAVLLPPKDDAAIVGAVRLLSVLIAALTMDLAGRKILLFVSAAIMFAANLTLGLYVHFGPKHLTPNSTMSLEGMPLGGTEQPLATPTSYITLVPLLATMLFIMGYAMGWGPITWLLMSEILPLRARGVASGLCVLVSWLTAFALTKSFLLVVNAFGLQVPFFFFAAICLVNLLFTGCCVPETKGRSLEQIESFFRTGRRSFLR encoded by the exons ATGCAGGAGCCGCTGCTGGGAGCCGAGGCCCCGGACTATGACACCTTCCCCGAGAAGCCGCCCCCGTCGCCGGGAGAGAGGACGCGGGTCGG ggccacaCAGAACAAGAGGGTGTTCCTGGCCACCTTCGCCGCCGTGCTGGGCAATTTCAGCTTTGGATATGGCCTGGTGTACACGTCCCCCGTCATCCCAGCCCTGGAGCACTCCTTGGATCCGGACCTGAGTCTGACCAAAACCCAGGCATCCTGGTTTGGG TCCGTGTTCACCTTGGGCGCGGCAGCTGGGGGCCTCAGTGCCATGGTCCTCAATGACCTCCTGGGCCGGAAGCTCAGCATCATGTTCTCGGCTGTACCCTCAGCAGCCGGCTATGCGCTCATGGCGGGTGCCCGTGGCCTCTGgatgctgctgctggggaggacACTGACAGGCTTCGCCGGGGGGCTCACCGCCGCCTGCATCCCG GTGTACGTGTCTGAGATCGCTACCCCAGGCGTCCGTGGGGCCCTGGGGGCCACGCCTCAGCTCATGGCAGTGTTCGGATCACTGTCCCTCTACGCCCTTG gcctcctgctgccctggcGCTGGCTGGCAGTGGCCGGGGAGGGGCCCGTGCTCGTCATGATCCTGCTGCTCAGCTTCATGCCCAACTCGCCTCGCTTCCTGCTCTCACGGGGCCGGGACTCGGAGGCCATGCGGGCGCTGGCCTGGCTGCGAGGGGCTGACACCGACATCCGCTGGGAGTTCGAGCAGATCCAGGACAACGTCCGGAGAcag AGCAGCCGCATGTCGTGGGCTGAGGCCCGGGACCCCCATATGTACCGACCCATCCTCATCGCCCTGCTGATGCGCTTCCTGCAGCAGCTGACCGGCATCACGCCCATCCTCGTCTACCTGCAGTCCATCTTCGACAGCACGGCTGTCCTGCTG cccccgaAGGATGATGCAGCCATCGTAGGGGCCGTGAGGCTCCTGTCTGTGCTCATCGCTGCCCTCACCATGGACCTGGCGGGCCGCAAGATTCTGCTCTTCGTCTCAG CAGCCATCATGTTTGCTGCCAACCTGACACTGGGGCTATACGTCCACTTTGGTCCGAAGCATCTGACCCCCAACAGCACCATGAGCCTGGAGGGTATGCCCCTGGGGGGCACAGAGCAACCCCTGGCGACACCCACCAGCTACATCACCCTGGTACCCCTGCTGGCCACCATGCTCTTCATCATGG GCTATGCCATGGGCTGGGGGCCCATCACCTGGCTCCTCATGTCGGAGATCCTGCCCCTGCGGGCCCGCGGCGTGGCCTCGGGGCTCTGTGTGCTCGTCAGCTGGCTCACGGCCTTCGCCCTCACCAAGTCCTTCCTGCTGGTGGTG AACGCCTTCGGCCTCCAggtgcctttcttcttctttgctgcCATCTGCTTGGTGAACCTGCTGTTCACTGGCTGCTGCGTGCCCGAGACCAAGGGCCGGTCACTGGAGCAGATCGAGTCCTTCTTCCGCACCGGGAGGAGGTCCTTCCTGCGCTAA